The Rhinolophus sinicus isolate RSC01 linkage group LG07, ASM3656204v1, whole genome shotgun sequence genomic interval GTCCTGCTACTTGGGAGGCAGCAGAGTTGGGGACACTTTGTGGGTCCAAACTAGGTACTGAGGGTCAGGACCTGGCTGGCATCTGCCTGGACTCAACTAAGTTTCTCCTCCTGGGGATCCTTACTTTACCATCCCCAGCTCTGTCCCCAACCGACTGGGATTGTGCCTTAGCCCCATGGGGAACCCCAAAAAGGACTCCTGACTCTCTGGGCCCTCTTCCCTTAGGGGAGCCCCCTTTCATTGTCTCTACTACCTGGCTCCGGTTTATCTCTGTCCTGGCCTTCCCACTTTCCCCCAACACTGTGGTCCATCTGGTGGTGCCCCCCTCACCTAAGCCCTCCATGGCTCCCCAGGGCCCTCCGTTCAAAGCGAAAACGCTCCTGCCTGGAGAAGCCCCTTCTTGGCCTGCCCATACTCTCTCTCCTGTTCCTTCTTCATAGGCATCATGTGCTTTCTGCTGGTCCCTGCCACGTCTTGCCTTGACGCTTTTGCCCTTAGAGATGGCtttgacacccccaccccattgcctcctccaggaagccttctctgatctcCCTGCTCATTCAGGCTACTGGGCACTTACTACATGAGCACGAAGActcagcccctgcccccacactggtgtctgtctcctccaccaaCTTGGGGACCCCCTAGAGCCAGATACTTACTGGGCAGAGCACTGGGAGGGCCTCAGGAAGTGTGTGCTGAATGAACGTACCCAGATCCCAAGATCCTGCATTTCTCCATGCCTCCCAGGAGGGAACTCATGCCCCCTGCCCTCGCTATCTCCAGGGCCACCGTTCTGAAAATGGTAGGCTATTAGGATGTGTCTGGAGCCTAACATCTAAAGACCTTTGTGACGTGTTCCCCCCATTCTAACCAACTCTCAATCCCCACACTTTTGCTCACACTGAACCAGCAAAtgcccttcccttctctcttatGCTGCACCCCAACCCGGGCACCTCTTTGGTCCCCTCTGGCCTGCTATGACCTGTACCCCTCTGAAAAGTTCCCAAGGGCAAGGACAGACTGCTCCCCTCTGCAGTGCTTTGCAGGACTTGGGGCTGGGGCCCCGAGGCTGCTTGCGgtcccctcacccccaggccTGCCCGATCCGTCACCCCTTGTCCATGACTGTGTAAATACACTTTATTTTCCATCCCCGCCTGGGTGACATGTGGAGTGTGAACAGGCAGTGTGCAAAATGGTAGTGGGCAGTGTTGGGGGCACATGGGGGAGCCCTGTGATGCCCACCCTGGTCCCCATGCTTTGTAACACTGAGGAGCGGGCGACCGGGAAGGGGGGGCTGAGCATGGATCCCCACCCCAAGAGGTATCGGGGACACTGCTTGTGAGGCTGCTCGATGCTTCAGGAGCCACAAGAGCATCAGCCCCAAGGGTCACGAGGCcgggagggaggggcctggggggcATCGTTGGACTTTGGCACCGTTCTTGGCTCTGACTCTGCAGAGGCCACGGGACCACCATGAGGGAGGCATGGAGACGACACTCCTCTGGGCAGCCTTCTCCCTTGGGGCATGGCCCTGGCCGGAGGGGGGGTCTGGGGacacagggaaggaagggaaagagacgGGGCCCCTTGGAGAGGAGGTTAGTCTGGGTCGGGGAGCCCCTCCATCACTGGCCAAGATGGGGTGATGGGAGTGTCTCACAGAGGACGATGTGGGGTGCTAGGGACAGGGGTCTCGTGACTTCCTCACAGCTGCTCTGGCCCCTGAGAAGCAGGGACAGACACTGCCAAGGCCTAGGCTGGTTCTGGCTGGCCATGCGCACCCCAGGTGGCCCTGCACACAGTAGGGGGACTTTGGTTTCTGCTGCAGGGGCCATGAGACCTGCACCAGGCAGGAAAGCCTAGCCTGGCCATCTGTCCCTGGTGGACAAGGATCCTCAGGGGCATCGTGGGGTGGTGACATCCAGCCCAGAGTGGCCCCTCCTTCCTCAGGCCTCCAGCTCCTGGGTCCTTCCCAGCAGGGCTGTCCTTGTCCCAGGAGGAGGCCTGCTGGGAGGAGGCAGCTTTCGGTTTCCAGTCCTGGGACTCTGTGTCCTCCTGGGCCCTGGCTGTTAAGACGGGCAGACCCTCCAGGTAATGGGCCTTGAGGGGTAGGACCAGGATGGTTAAACAGTGCTGGGGAGGGTACGCCTGCTGAGGGACCCTGAGGATCCCCAGGCtccagctgtgccctctgcacCCTGCAGCGCTGGGCCTCGCCCTCCCTGTGGGCCAAACTACGAGAGGGCATGGAGTTTAAATGTGGCCCTGGTGCCCCCTGGGGCTGCGGGCTTGCGTGCACGTCCTCAGTTGTCCAGGCCCTGGCTATAGGACGCAGCCAGCTCATCGGCATCGCTGTCTGAGCTGCCCTCGCTGTCCTTGGCAGGCCGCTCTAGCCGGTGGAAGAAGCGCGCATCGCGCGGGGACAGGGGGTAGAGTGCGTCCTGCAGCGCCGCGCCTACGCCCACGCCTAGCAGCTCTTCGTCGGACGATGGCAGCGAGTCCTCATCCAGGTGTCGTGCCAGGCCTAGCCCGTCAAAGGCCAGCGGGTCCTCGAAGGGTGGCGGGCCCTTCAGCAGCCGCACCTGGGTCGGGGGACCAGCGCGCGCTGGAGACGTGGACCCACATGTCCACGGACGGAGCTGAGTTTCCAGGCAccctcctctccctcaccccaggCGCTGATGCCCGGCCTGTCACCGGCAGTGGACACAGGGCTCTCAGGCCCCTCCCGCGCTCACCTCGGCCTTCAGCTCCTCGATCTGGTCCTTGAGCTCTCGGATGTACTGCGACGAGTCGGAGTGGTTCAGCTGACCCTGGATGCGGCCCTCCTCCCTCTGCCGGCGGGCGCGGGCACAGCGGTCAGGCAGAGCCCTAGCCCGGAGCCCCAatacccactcacccacccaacCCCGCCACTCACCTGGATCTCTAGCTCTGCGATGCGCTGCCGCATCTCAGCCACCGCAGCCATACTGTCTGCTTCCCGCAGGCGCACGGCCATCACCTCCTCCTTGCTCTGAGGTAAGGGGAGAGAAGGCGAGTCAAGGTTGAAGCAGGGTTGGGTGAAGGCGGGGAGGCGGGACCCGGGCGGGGGTCACCTTGCACTCGGCCTCTGCCTGCTTGCGGCGGCTTTCGCTCAGCTGCGTCTGCAGCCCCTTGTTCTGCGCGGCCAGGTACTGCAGCTTCTCCTGCAGCGCCGCGCGTTCTGCCTCCACGCGGTTCAGAAGGTTGCGGTGGATGTGGtcctgggggaggaagggaggacgGACGCGCGGGGGTCATGGCCTAGCCAAGGGGCTGATGGTGGACACCAAGGCCCTCCCCTACACTGCGGCACGGCCCACCTGTGTCTCGAGCTCCACCACGCGCTGCCGCAGCTCGCGGCCCTCCGCCAGAGCCTGGGCCTCGCGCAGGCGCACGCTCATCAGCTCGTCCTGCAGCTCGCCCAGGACCAGCTTCCGCGGGGACTCTTTCCAGCGGCCGCCGCGGGACAGATGGGCCTGCCGGGAGAGGCCTGCGGTCAGCCCAGGAGCCGAAAGCCCGGAGGGCGGCCACCTCGTGGTTGCACGGGCCGCTTCCTGTCCTCTGGCTAGGCCCTCACCTGCCAGGTGTCTGACAGCTCCTGCAGCTGCTGCTTCAGCTCCCGCGCCGAGGCCACCGCCTCACCCTCCCGCACCTTGAGTGCCTTCAGCTCCTCCTGCAGCCGGGCTACGTTGTTCTCATCAGGCAGTGAACTGTTCCTCTGAGGGGAACACAAGTGATCAGTGCCCAGGGCAGCTGGCAGCCCCGTGCCCATTCCTGTGGGCTGAGACCCCACCCCTTGTTTCTTCTAGACTCCACCTTGGGCAGCCCAGCTGGAAGAGGGTACACCCTGGACTCATGTTGGGAAGGCGGCTGGGGCGAGGGGAGCAGATCCCCACCATCTCTGTGGCCCCAGCCGAAGATCCTCTCCTGGAAAATGGCTGTAAGAACAGCACCTGTTTTCTCACAGGACTGGCTTAGGGCATCCCATAAAGTGTGGGGCCTCCATAAATGTTACTGCTAGGGACACCAGGATGGCTGGGTGAGGGCCGCCCTAACCACCTGGGAATCTGAGACCCACCTTGCAGGGCCCATAACTAGACCCGATACCTGCCCCAGCAGGAGCTGAGAAGACTGGTTTTCAgcaccctgtccccacctcccaggcAGCCCCTCTTTCTCGGAACTCGCTGAGGGCCAGCCTAGGCCCTGTCCTGGCCTCCCAAAGGCTCAGGGATGAGAGATTTGTGTTCCAACCTCTTGGACCAAAATCCAGCTTGCTGCCCTAGGACCTCACTGACCCTTGTTTGGGTTTGGGAGTCAGGGGAGGGTGGCAGGATCTACTGGGAGCACATTTCCCTCTGGTGttgagggaggtggagggaggccCAGCTCTGGGCTGGCTGCTGGGGACTGAGAGGCTGATGGCCCCACCAAGGCCATGGCAGAGACACCTGGGAGGGCACCCGAGTGCAGGCTCCTGCCTGAGTCAGTGAATCCTACTGCCCTCTTCTGGCGGCTCTGTGGAAGCTGAGTCAATACCGAGTGAAGGCTGCAGGCAGGAGAGGGGCGCCTAGTAGCCCCACTGGGTGATGTTTccatggaggtgggggtggggtgagcagcCCTCCTGGGCCTaggccttccctcctctcccaccttccTGGAACCCAGGGTCTGGAGGCAGGGGACCCGCAGATGGGACAGGCTGTCCAGGGAGTCCATGAAAATCACCACACTGCTGGCACTGCCTGGTGCATGAAGGTAGGTGtgccctggtgtgtgtgtgtgtgtgcgcacacacatgtATTTCCAGGACTTGGGAAGATCTGGGGGTGAGGGATCCACTTCCCATCTCCCTAGACCCTCCTGTGGAGACCATAGGGGAGGCAGTCTTGGGTTCCTTGGGGACCTGGAACAGGACTCCAGGACACTCCCCACTTGTCCCTCTGGCAAGCCCTTCTCCTTGGCTTAGGGCTGGTCATGTACTTCCTTAAGTGCAAGCAGCACCCCACCTCGCCTTCCCCCGAGCCCCCCCAATACCTGCCCACTGGGCGCACCTTCTCCATGTCCAGAACCTTGTCCTGCATCTCCCGAAGGGCTCCCAGTGTCTCCGTCTCTCGCAGCCGCGACTGCTCCAGCTCAGTCTCCAGGTGGGCCACGAAGTCCTCGGTGAGGCGTGGGTTATCCTGGGGGAAGGCAGAGGGCTGCATCGGGCCCAGGCTTCGGCTGGAGGGTGGGCACCCTTCTTGCCAGCTGGCTGTGAGCCCAGGCCTTGCCCCCAACTCCCTAGAGCCCCTGGGCTGGGACAGGGGCTTAGGCTGTGGGTAGAGAGTGAGGGGAGGAGAAACCCTGGATACTCTTCCTGTGCCTTCTGCCCTTGTAGGAGGATTGCTGAACCCCATCATGGGGACCCTGATGGCCCAGCCTAGCCTCCTTCCTGGGAAAGGCACACAGAAGGAACCTTTTGAAGGGGACCTTCCATGGCCTCAGGATGCCCCCTGTGGGAATGCTGACGGCTGGTTCCCAGGGttgctggggtgggagaggagggtggcTTCTCCAAGGCACTCTTCCTGCTGTGTGGTCTGCGGCCTAGCCACATGGTCAGGGTGggatggggcagggtggggctcAGGGCCACGGCACTCCTGCCCCTCTTTCTCCACCTCCCACCTTTCCACCTCCATTTCAAAACAGGAAAGGATGGGGAAAGAGTTTGCTGGGTACTTTCTTGCTCAATGCTGAGGCTTCTCAGATGGATGACACCTGGGCCTGATAAAGGAGACCTGGCCGGTGGGTAAGAAAAGTCCCTGGGGCCAGAGCAGGGTCCCCATCTTGCTGCCTTGATGGTTTGGCAGGGTTGTTTTCTGGGAGGTTGCCCCAGCCCCCCTGGCTGCCGCCCTCTTCCCCACTGGCTTCCTGTCCAGCTGCCCAGGACTGCTTGCTCCCCTCAACCACTTTGGGTCTCTGAGCTCCATGGGTGCCAGTGGCCCTCCCTTGGCTCAGATGGACCTAGGGCACCACACCAagccccagccctgccaggcTGCATTTCCTCCAGGGCCTCTCCCGGACATGGTGCTCAAGGGCCAGCGTCTTTCACACCACCCGCTTCACCCATCTCTTCATCCCCTAAAGGCCAGAGTTCAGGGGTGGCAGGTGAGTCTCTCTGACTGACCTGAAAGTGGCCATCATGCCAGTGGTGGGATGAGCCCAGCCTGTTTCCCCATTGGCCATGCTGCTTCAGAACAAGATGGGGCTACAGCACTGGCAtgtgaggggtgggaggaggatgcAGGTGAGAAGTGGTAAAGctcctcccccccgccccaggagCACAGAATCAACTCGAATCTAATCGCTGAACTGAGGCCTGAGCCAAGGTCTTCAGGCCTGGGAGGAGGCCCTCCCAGCAAACgactctttcttctctccacctATTGTTTCTTGAGCACCTGTGGTTTCTCCAAATCAGGGACCACCACCTGGCTGCCAGGCTCTGCTGGATTCGGGCCTGGGctgcagggggtggggctggggtgcctACAGCATCTTTCCCTGCCCTTCCAGggcatgtgcacacacgtgcacgctGAGCTTGGGGACTACAGCTCCTGGCAGGTCATCAGATAAGGAAGGCAGCCTGCTAAGGTAGAGCTGAAGGAAGGTTCTAAAAGCCCCCTCGGGGAGCAGACTCTTTGCACAGTGCTCTCACCCATGGACCCTCCCATCACTCCACAACAGACTTGCGCTGCCCCCtcaaccccaccccaccagcccaGAGTGGTTGGCACAGGCCAGACCCTCCTCTGAGGGCAAAGTCCTGGACACTGGAGGATGGAGTCCCCTCCCTTGTCCTAGCTGCATGGCTAGTCCTTGGGGAAGCCCAACAACCCTGCAGACCTTGGAGAGACGCCAGGGCTCCCCAGGAATCACAGGCCCACCAGTCAAGGCCTCACGTCTGTGCCAGGAAGGGGGCTCTGCAGGGAAAGCCTGGTTCCCACGCTGAGACCAGAGGTGGAAGTGGCAGACTGCTTTGTTCTCAATGTGGCAGGCCAAGCACCCCAGCGGGGGGTGGAACAGTGAAACCGCAGgcttcccccaccaccaccccggGTCTGGGGCCGATTGTTGCCGGTGGGACTGGCAGAGAATCTGCACTCGCCTCTGGGTGGTCCCCTCAACCCGCAGTTAGGAACTGGAGGGCTGATCCCCAGCCAGTCGCTCTCGAGCTCTGACCGCAGCCaggcgggtgggggcggggcctaCCCGCAGCGGCCCCGCCCACCCGGCCGGGTACCTGCTGCTCCTGCAGCTGCCGGATGGTGCTCTGCGCCTTCTGCAGGTCCTCGGTCGCTGAGCTGCACTGCTGCCGCACCACTGCCAGCTCCCGCTTGATGACGTAGTTCTCCTCAGCCTCCTGCGCCCGCGTCACCTGCCCCTGAGCACAGGGAAGACGGGTGGGGAGAGGGCCGTGACTCTCTGCTCacaccccaggccctgcctccagcCCACCTCAGGGAAGTCCCTGAGTGCACGGAGGCGGTGTGGGAGAGGGGCGAGACCTCCGGCACTCAGAGCCTGGCATGGGACGCCCCACCGGGCCTGGGGATGTGGGTGGGGTTAGGCAGGTACAGGACACCGGGAGGAGCCTGGAGGAAGACACCCGCCCCCAACCCGCGGCCTGGGCTCTGTGGGGCAATAAATGGAGAACTACTCCAATAAATGGAGGACATGCTGGGGCTGCTATGTCCTCTTCCTCGTGGCCTCTGTTGAGGAGGAGAAACAAGTCCTTATCCAGGGACCATGACACACCAGAGGCCAGGCTCtgctggtgagggtgggggtcTGGGGGCAGCTGAGGGCTGGCTCCTCCAGGCTGGGTTTGGGAGGTGGAATACACAACGCCTCCAACCTTCCCCCCCCAGGCTTCTCCAATCCTGGACCCTGGGGCCACAACCAATCAGGGGCTAAGATCCACGCCCCCTCAGCTTcatccccctcaccccacccaatgTGGGCCCCCCATTCCAGGCTTGGAGCCACCAGGTGGCAGGCAGAAGCTTCCAGATAAAGCCATTCAAGATgaggcagcagcagaagcagaTGAGTGAGAGAAGATGGCAGGCCTTgcaggaaggagcagagagaagtgtgagaagccagaaggtgtgtgtgtgtgtgtgtgtgtgcgcgtgtgtgtgtggtggggaggctCACACATGCATACACTAAGCTTGTGGCTGATGCACCCTCAGTGGCCCTGAGCCCTCCGGGGTCCCCACTTATGTCCACTGGAGGGAGGAAACTTTGTGTCCATGTGCATGTAGGTatactcacagacacacccacagGTGCCACATTTGCACAGGCACACCCCCTTCCCCTGGACGGCCTCCTCTGTCTCCCCTGAGAAGCAGTCCCCAGCCACCCTCATGCATGGCCCCTGGAGGGATGGCAGCAGCCAGGGAAGAGGCGGTAACTGGCTGTTCTGTGTGGAGAcccagaaggaagtgagggagtgagaTGAAAAGCTACAGTACCTGGATTAACCTATCAGCCAGAGCAGCGCTCTCCTACCGGGCAGGGCGAGGGGGTTCCCAGCGAcagggggaggaggcagagcgGAAGGCACAGGgacaagagagaaggagagacagacaagaaCCACGTGTCACTAATGCAGTGGACTATCTCTAGAAGCAGGGGACACAGGAGTGAGACCGGAGAACCAGAGAACCAGCAGGAGAGGACCCAGAGGAAGACTAAAGCCAGAGCCAGCTCCTTTTAGGAGAGGGGTCTGTGTgagtggggaggtggggctgCCCAGGGCTGGCCAGTCTGAGGTTGGCTGGGAAAACTCAGTGAGTTTCATTTGGAGGCTGACCAAGAATGGAGGCTTTGGGGCAAGGGCAATAAAATCCTGTGGATGACCTACTCCCTGAGGTCATTGGAGGGTCAAGTGAAAATGAGGGTGGAGCACAAAGGAAGTGGGGCTCCCACCTGTGctcccatctttaaaaacaagtttGGGGCCAGGGTCAAAGTTGTGGTACCCTGTCACAGACCTGGTGCAAGACTGCCCCCTCGTCCTCCATTCCCATCTTTCTTTTGAGGGCAGCAAGGCTTCCAAATTACAGGGTGGGGTACCTTGTGGCCCAGTTCTGGGCACTTCAGTGGAAGCAGCAGTTCTGTCTCCTTCCCACCCAGGCAGCCCCAGAGGGCATGGAACACAAATGGATTGGACTGTGGTGTTTACATTTACCTGGGTTATAACTCAACCCTCAGCCCCAAACTAAGTTTCCCCACGGCCTTGATTACATAGCAGCTCAAATCTCAGTGGGGCTTGAGTGGTGCCTGGGCCCGGGGTAGGGAGCTTGCTTGCCCTCTGGCTGCTGGGTCCTGCTCGACCTGGAGGGTTCTATGCCACAGGCTGGTGGCCACACCCCTCACCTTCTCCAGCGTCTCAATCCGCTGTTTCAGGAGCCGATTCTCTGTCCGAAGCCTCtatgtggggagaagggagagtgaGTCAGATCCTGCCTCCCACTCCTGTACACACAGAGGTCTGTCTCCTGAGGGGCCAGGCCACCTGCAGGCAGGACAGAACCAGggcttaccctgtttccccaaaaataagacctagctggacaatcagctctaatgtgtcttttggagcaaaaattaatataaaacccggtcttattttactataagatctggttgtatatgagaccgggtcttatattattttttgctccaaaagacgcattagagctgattgtccggctaggtcttattttcggagaaacacggtacgTTCTGGGACAGCGATTCCAGAAAACAGGCCTGTTCAGAATGGcccattagattttttttcaaaaacaaacctTGGTTCAGTAAAAATAATATGAGTGATTTCATGGATATGGACGGTGTGTGGGGGGGACGGTGGTCAGCACCCCTGCCATCCTTGGAAATGTGTTTCTACCCCACACTTGGGCCTGTCTGGCTCCCACAGGGCAAAGACCTCTGTGTTTTGGGAGAAGCTGCTATCAGACAGCCCCTGCCCCTCACTGCTTTGCCTCT includes:
- the EVI5L gene encoding EVI5-like protein isoform X2, which encodes MASPTLSPDSSSQEALSAPTCSPTSDSENLSPDELELLAKLEEQNRLLEADSKSMRSMNGSRRNSGSSLVSSSSASSNLSHLEEDTWILWGRIANEWEEWRRRKEKLLKELIRKGIPHHFRAIVWQLLCSATDMPVKNQYSELLKMSSPCEKLIRRDIARTYPEHEFFKGQDSLGQEVLFNVMKAYSLVDREVGYCQGSAFIVGLLLMQMPEEEAFCVFVRLMQEYRLRELFKPSMAELGLCIYQFEYMLQEQLPDLNTHFRSQSFHTSMYASSWFLTLFLTTFPLPVATRVFDIFMYEGLEIVFRVGLALLQVNQMELMQLDMEGMSQYFQRVIPHQFDSCPDKLILRAYQVKYNPKKMKRLEKEYAAMKSKEMEEQIEIKRLRTENRLLKQRIETLEKGQVTRAQEAEENYVIKRELAVVRQQCSSATEDLQKAQSTIRQLQEQQDNPRLTEDFVAHLETELEQSRLRETETLGALREMQDKVLDMEKRNSSLPDENNVARLQEELKALKVREGEAVASARELKQQLQELSDTWQAHLSRGGRWKESPRKLVLGELQDELMSVRLREAQALAEGRELRQRVVELETQDHIHRNLLNRVEAERAALQEKLQYLAAQNKGLQTQLSESRRKQAEAECKSKEEVMAVRLREADSMAAVAEMRQRIAELEIQREEGRIQGQLNHSDSSQYIRELKDQIEELKAEVRLLKGPPPFEDPLAFDGLGLARHLDEDSLPSSDEELLGVGVGAALQDALYPLSPRDARFFHRLERPAKDSEGSSDSDADELAASYSQGLDN
- the EVI5L gene encoding EVI5-like protein isoform X5, translated to MPVKNQYSELLKMSSPCEKLIRRDIARTYPEHEFFKGQDSLGQEVLFNVMKAYSLVDREVGYCQGSAFIVGLLLMQMPEEEAFCVFVRLMQEYRLRELFKPSMAELGLCIYQFEYMLQEQLPDLNTHFRSQSFHTSMYASSWFLTLFLTTFPLPVATRVFDIFMYEGLEIVFRVGLALLQVNQMELMQLDMEGMSQYFQRVIPHQFDSCPDKLILRAYQVKYNPKKMKRLEKEYAAMKSKEMEEQIEIKRLRTENRLLKQRIETLEKESAALADRLIQGQVTRAQEAEENYVIKRELAVVRQQCSSATEDLQKAQSTIRQLQEQQDNPRLTEDFVAHLETELEQSRLRETETLGALREMQDKVLDMEKRNSSLPDENNVARLQEELKALKVREGEAVASARELKQQLQELSDTWQAHLSRGGRWKESPRKLVLGELQDELMSVRLREAQALAEGRELRQRVVELETQDHIHRNLLNRVEAERAALQEKLQYLAAQNKGLQTQLSESRRKQAEAECKSKEEVMAVRLREADSMAAVAEMRQRIAELEIQREEGRIQGQLNHSDSSQYIRELKDQIEELKAEVRLLKGPPPFEDPLAFDGLGLARHLDEDSLPSSDEELLGVGVGAALQDALYPLSPRDARFFHRLERPAKDSEGSSDSDADELAASYSQGLDN
- the EVI5L gene encoding EVI5-like protein isoform X1, translated to MASPTLSPDSSSQEALSAPTCSPTSDSENLSPDELELLAKLEEQNRLLEADSKSMRSMNGSRRNSGSSLVSSSSASSNLSHLEEDTWILWGRIANEWEEWRRRKEKLLKELIRKGIPHHFRAIVWQLLCSATDMPVKNQYSELLKMSSPCEKLIRRDIARTYPEHEFFKGQDSLGQEVLFNVMKAYSLVDREVGYCQGSAFIVGLLLMQMPEEEAFCVFVRLMQEYRLRELFKPSMAELGLCIYQFEYMLQEQLPDLNTHFRSQSFHTSMYASSWFLTLFLTTFPLPVATRVFDIFMYEGLEIVFRVGLALLQVNQMELMQLDMEGMSQYFQRVIPHQFDSCPDKLILRAYQVKYNPKKMKRLEKEYAAMKSKEMEEQIEIKRLRTENRLLKQRIETLEKESAALADRLIQGQVTRAQEAEENYVIKRELAVVRQQCSSATEDLQKAQSTIRQLQEQQDNPRLTEDFVAHLETELEQSRLRETETLGALREMQDKVLDMEKRNSSLPDENNVARLQEELKALKVREGEAVASARELKQQLQELSDTWQAHLSRGGRWKESPRKLVLGELQDELMSVRLREAQALAEGRELRQRVVELETQDHIHRNLLNRVEAERAALQEKLQYLAAQNKGLQTQLSESRRKQAEAECKSKEEVMAVRLREADSMAAVAEMRQRIAELEIQREEGRIQGQLNHSDSSQYIRELKDQIEELKAEVRLLKGPPPFEDPLAFDGLGLARHLDEDSLPSSDEELLGVGVGAALQDALYPLSPRDARFFHRLERPAKDSEGSSDSDADELAASYSQGLDN